In Paramormyrops kingsleyae isolate MSU_618 chromosome 5, PKINGS_0.4, whole genome shotgun sequence, one DNA window encodes the following:
- the nde1 gene encoding nuclear distribution protein nudE homolog 1, whose product MDDSKSLKFSSIQEELSYWKEQASKHKQSAEEAQEELHEFQQMSRDYEAELETELRQSEARNRELLSHNNRLRMELESYKEKYEAQHSEAFRQITTLEGDLAETTAMRDHLQKYIRELEQANDDLERAKRATIMSLEDFEQRMNHVIERNAFLESELDEKENLLESVQRLKDEARDLRQELAVQQRQDRRPSLGLSKDAEKSESLSRPPSALPATPSGARGSASTFTTPPASYRRGDGLTGTPLTTSARISALNIVGELLRKVGNLESKLASCRDFVYDQSPGRMALTTGPGTATTLREPQENSPSASSLPLFDKGLVKRLDFGAAPSSVASQAAQSPQGVVKILL is encoded by the exons ATGGACGACTCCAAGTCGCTAAAGTTTTCCTCCATACAGGAGGAATTATCTTACTGGAAGGAGCAAGCATCTAAACACAAGCAGAG TGCTGAGGAGGCGCAGGAGGAGCTGCATGAGTTCCAGCAGATGAGCCGCGACTATGAGGCGGAGCTGGAGACCGAGCTGAGACAGTCCGAGGCCAGGAACCGCGAGCTGCTGTCACACAACAACCGCCTGCGCATGGAACTGGAAAGTTACAAG GAAAAATATGAGGCCCAGCATTCTGAAGCTTTCAGACAAATCACCACATTGGAAGGGGACCTGGCCGAGACCACAGCCATGAGGGACCATCTGCAGAAGTACATTCGTGAACTGGAGCAGGCCAATGATGACCTAGAGAGGGCCAAAAG GGCCACTATCATGTCCTTGGAGGACTTTGAGCAGAGGATGAACCATGTGATCGAAAGGAATGCCTTCCTGGAGAGTGAACTGGATGAGAAGGAGAACCTGCTTGAGTCAGTACAGCGGCTGAAGGATGAAGCCAGAG ACCTCCGTCAGGAGCTGGCAgtgcagcagaggcaggaccGGCGTCCATCCCTCGGCCTGTCCAAGGATGCAGAGAAAAGCGAGTCGCTGTCACGCCCCCCCTCTGCACTTCCCGCCACCCCGTCGGGTGCACGTGGCTCTGCCAGCACCTTTACCACACCCCCGGCTTCTTACCGTCGAG GTGATGGCCTGACAGGAACCCCCCTTACTACATCCGCCCGAATATCAGCACTTAATATTGTTGGGGAACTGCTGCGGAAGGTTGGG AACTTGGAGTCCAAGCTGGCTTCCTGCCGAGACTTTGTGTACGACCAGTCACCAGGTCGCATGGCACTAACTACGGGCCCCGGGACAGCtactactctgcgggagcctcaGGAGAACTCACCCAGTGCCAGCAGCCTGCCTCTGTTTGACAAAGG CTTGGTGAAACGGTTGGATTTTGGAGCAGCGCCCTCCAGTGTTGCCTCCCAGGCAGCGCAGTCTCCACAGGGTGTGGTGAAGATCTTGCTGTGA